One Channa argus isolate prfri chromosome 17, Channa argus male v1.0, whole genome shotgun sequence genomic window, atggagagaaaaacacaggttATCATTGGacatgtgatgttttttctttgcttacTGATATACAGATATTTTTATGAAGTGGAACAATTCAAAcatgcattttcaaattttcttttgcaACTGGAAGCGACAGAATCAAACTAAATGCATACTTAGTCTCTGTTGTGCACAGTGTTCCATCCTGGAGGGAGAAACTCAGTCAGACCATGACTGTGGAAACAACCTTCACTGTAAAGGATTTGTTTTAGTCTAAAACATGACTTGTATAAACCTCCAAAACTTGAAGCACTGTTCTTTGGCACCTTAGCAACACTGCTGGACCCAAGATACAAAAATCTTTGctttttatgttcatttacaGCCAAACAACGCAGTAAAATATCTGAAAGCAGAACGTGCTGCCGGAATGAGGAGCCCTGTGCCTACCCCATCAGCTTCTATGGGAAGAACATCTGAAGAAGAACAACCTGGACCTTCATCCCAAAGTGTACCATCAGCACCCAGTTCATGTAAGTGATTGTTAATTCTGTTCTTTTGTATTGTACTTTTCTTGCAAGTCGTTATCATGTGATTTGTAATTAATGACTAACAAAGGCATATTATATTGTTTCCTTAGATAACAAGCATTTCCAAACTGAACCTCAGTTATATGATGTCTcatgaaaacatacagaaactTCCTCTGGATATTTCTGACTTTGACTAAAAACTTAATGTGCCTGAACATTGAACTGAAGGCAGGTAAAGTTAAACTTTGTTTCTGGCTTTCAGGGAAATTGTTGCAGTTACAAATGTATTGGTATTCAcgtttattagtttatttttatttgcattggaacaacacaataaaaacagagaagaaaagtcaaatctgatacaattccacacagaacccaaaaaaTGGATtagacaaaattattggcacccttGACTTAATACTTGGTGGCACCCCTTTGGCATAAATAACTGAAATCGATCGTCTCCTttaaccatgaatgagtttcttccACCTTTCTACTGGAATTGtggaccactcttcttttgcaaactgctccaggtcattcaggTTTGAAggatttaattttacatttagtcatttagcagaagtgttatccaaagcgacttataaGTGAGGTACATGGCAAGCCAAATGCTAtctcccaactgctgttttgagatctctccacaggggttctatgggattcagatctggactcattgctggccatttcagaactgTCCAGCGCTTTGTTTGGAATAATTTCTTAGTGCTTTTTGAAGTGCGTTTTGGGtctttgtcctgctggaagacccatggCCTCTGGTGGAGACGCAGCTTTCTGATGCTGGCCACTATGTTGTGTcccaaaattctttggtaattATATGATTTCATGATACCGTTCACACAGTCATGGaatccagtgccagaagcagcaaagctgACTGgagggactgtgttcttttctttgaaggcctcatttctttttctgtaaacagtaccatgatgtcctttaccgaaaagctctacttttgtctcatctgtccacagtacgtTCTCCCAGAAGGTTTGTGCTTTTGTCACATAAGctttggcaaactccagtcttgctttttatgcctttgtgtcagcagtggtgtcctcctgggtctttcatccttttcattcagatggtgaCGGATAGCGCCAGCTGATGCTTttgtaccctgtgtctgcagatcagctcgAATTTGTTTGGCAGTTAATCAGGGTTCTTTAGCCACCATTCAAATAATCCTTCATTGTAATTCTACAATCGACAAgatgccaataattttgtcaagttcatttttgagttctgtgtgaatttttatcaagtttgactttttttctcagcttctttattttgttccagtgcaaacaaaaacaataagtattttaatacaaaaacatttggaatTGGAACCATTTTGTGAGAGaattgttgcattttctgacagaattgcaagggtgccaatatttttggccatgactgtatgaTCAGTGTGTGGAGCGGTTTTTATTCTGATGTGGCTCACTGAGTGTCAGCACAGAGGATGAAAATCCAGTTCTAGAGTCTGAACAACTTAAGATATAATGTGAATATAAACACTGAACTGAATGAACCTTCACCTgtagaaacaaaacacacacacgcacacacacacggtctgGTACATGTGGTTTAATGTGATCTCAGGTCAAATGTTTGTACACATGAGATGTGACCATAGAAATACAGGGTTTGAGTTTCTATTTGCATCAAATAAATTAAGAGAGTGAGTGGGAACAGTGGTCGACTGATGACAAGTCACAGAAATGTCACAGGTTTAAGTGCATGAAAAGCTGCTCACTGAGGTGTTTGGAGAACAAATTCTGATTCACATGGACATAAATGAACAAAGtttgacatttagaaaattGAAAGGCACAAAAACGAAAAGTGttgctgtattttaattatgaaggaaaaatattaaaacacgtTTGAGGGAAAATTAATCCGCAACTGTTTACTTTCTCAGAGTGCAGCAGGTTCCTTCATATGattctctgattggctgaagcCACATTCAGATGACTAAAAGGAACAGTCCAACATTTGGAACTTGTGAAGAGTCTGTGTTCAGCTGTTTACAGTGTAAGCAGAACACGTTTACTGGCTGCAGTTTGTTAAGTGTCTTCAGTGCTAAATGCTGCTAAAGCTGTAATTGGTCCATTAgaattttatttggtttttacacttttgtttctggaaaatataaaaaagcaaaaaaaaaaaaaaaaacgcgtAAAAATCAGATCAACTGAATTTTTGTTggctttgtgctaagctaagcaaGGCTAACTGGATGCACAGATGaaccatctgaaaaaaaaaaaacaggaaatgaggaTTTCTGTAAATGTTGGACTCCTGGTTTAACATCCAAATAGTAGCTGTGAATTCAGTTAGTTGGACTAAAATAAGTCAGCAGACAAAGTTTagtggttaaaaaaagacaaaagactgaCCGTTGGTATATGACGATTccataaaatctgaaaacatcCTGTACAAAAAGTGCTTTAACAAATGCTCCTAACATATTCTGATCATCTGTAGCTAAAATTTTATAAAGATATTTACATGTTTCTAGATATTTTTATACAAACTCTCAGTGGGGAAGGTTGTAAATATAGCGATGTTTTCTTAAAATCATAGTAAatttgtatatatactgtacatatgatCCTGTATTCATGAACAATTTTTTTCCGTTTTtattcctttcggcttatcctgtgagtgcagtttttatgccaaacgcccttcctgaccctccccaatttctaccgggcttggactggtactgcacagctgggaaggggaaatatttattcatgaaaatgctgtttgttttattatttcattaactTTACATTCAGACACCATCATGATCACGGCTCAAGGAGCTGACAGTTTTTCTACTCAATTCATAATAAAttagaaaatttaaaaataattttgattttcTCTTGAAATAAAACCGAAATTGTCATGTTAAGATGGTAATTATTGTCTGCTGTAAAACAGTTCAACAACCTGAGTTTTATTTGTATCTCTCCAGGTTGAATAATAACAAATTTAATGGTTCAGTTTCTTCAGCTCAGGTTCTGGAACTTTTCTCTGAGGTTTTTCACGGTGTTCTGCTGACCGGCCTCCGTCTTCTGTCCAGAGTTTGACCTGGTTTTCTGGGACTTGTCCTGATCGGTGGAGGTTGCTGATGTCTTGTCTGGCTCACTTTTAGACTTTGTTTCCTCCCTTTGTTTATACTCATCGGATTCCTGATAGGCCCGGCAGCGGTCGATGACGGCCATGATGGAGATCTTCTCCCTGCTGGTTGGTGAACGAATCTGAACATAGTTGCTGTCCCCATCTCCTTCATTTTTGGTTGTTTCTGCAGGATCAGGGTCTAGAAGCTTCTCTACCACTATGATCCTATGTTCTGGATCATTTGATAGCGGTGCCTCAGCTGAGACAAAGTAACCCTCATAGTTACTCTTAGCAACCTGGTCTTGGATGTTCTGCAGCTCAGTTCTTTGGGCTCCGCTCAGCCGAGCATCCAGAGAATTGGCTCGATGGAGCCGTATGCTGCGTTCCTCCCGGCTGATGTCTTGGCTGCTGTGGGTCTTGTATGAAGGAGCAGTGAGGTGGAGGCTGGAGGAGTAGCTAGAGTGCCTTCTCAGACCTCCATCAAACACCTGATCTGAGGTGGAGCGACTTCGGGTGACAGGACGCTTCTGGGATTGACCGTGGTCTGAGTATTTGGAGCGGAGTTCTCTGACATCAGGCCAGTTGAATCCCTCGAACGGAGGAGAAGGACTGAGTGGGCTGTGGGACCGGGCCAGACCTGGGAAGCCTGGGGCTCTGAGTCCACCAGTTGGTGACCGGTTGTGCTCTATGGGGCTCAGCGGTAAAGAGGTTGGCTTGTTATGAGAAACAAGTGGCAGAGTCAGTTTAGGTTTACctgtaaaacataaaaccagtcataaatttaaaacataactgtagaaatgtaaaaacttgtAAAACTTTGAGAACTTATTTTCCATAACTGGTCTGACTTTGTCATGCTTCGCTTTTTTTGACAACTGATAAAAACAGATCCTCAATCCAATcatcttcattttaaaatgtgatttctaCTCATTCTTACCCGTTTACCTGTTCATTATTGAGGAAggtgaaaaaatattaatgtagaacaagcaaagacaaaaacctgAAGTTAAAGAGGACCTTACTGTACCTGAACgctccttctcctccaccaCACAGGGTAAGGTCATTTTGTTGAGCAGGATTCCCTGATTTCTCTGTCGGACCACTGGAATGGTTGTTTTGATTCGCTGGCTGTACTGACGAGCCAGATGAAGGACTTTGCTCTTCGTCTTGTCTTCGTCTATTTGGTTACAAGTATCACAGGGTCTATCCCTTTCGGCCTCTGTTCTAAGCTGAGCAACCCGAGGAACTGGAACAACTGCCTCTTCCCCGAACACCTTTAGGGTGTCTTTCAGACTTCCTGTTCGACTCACTCCAGAAGATTTGGGCTTAAGGGGTGAAGGACTCGTGGATTCCTCTGTTATGGTGCTGAGATCCGACGCTCCACTTGTTCGGTCATCGTTCTTGTTCAGGGTCTTTGTTGGGCTTACATTGTTTGCTTTGGAGTTTCTCAAAGATTCTTTGGGTCGCCCTCTGTCTTCACTCTGGGCTCCATTGATCTCTCGTTCCATCGCTTGCCAGACCTTGatcatttctgatgaaggtCTGAACTCTTCATCCTCAGACAAATTATCCTTCAAGCTTTGAGATCTGGATCTGAGCCTTTCTCTTGAATCTTCTGAATCTTGGCTTCGCTGATCTGACTTCAAAGTGCTCAAAGAGTCACTACAGATAGTGTGACACTTGCTATCACTGAGTAAAGTTGGATGTGACACCAGTGAAGAAGGGTCAAGATTGAAGGGATTTGCTTGGACACTTTTGTTATTGGGAATGCCGTTAAATCTGCTGACAGAGCTCCTGACCAGACCAGTTGGGATGTATGTCAGGCTCTCTCTACGTTGGAGGGAGAAGATGGCATCCTGGTTCCCGGCATTCTCATAGTAATTCTTGATTTTTCCAATGAGCAGCTGGTCCTGCTTGGATAAGGTGGAATCCCTCCTCCGCCGAATGCCCCGATTGGCATCAAAGAGGCTGTCTTCCCGAGGAGAAAGCAGGGTCAAATCTGTTGTGCCAAAGTTCTCTGCTGAATCAGAGCAGATACTGTTGAGTCGCACAGGTCGGTCGGTGTATTCAGCGCTGAGGCTCAGGCTGCTGTTGGTCCGGCTGGGTAACCGCGGTGAAGCACAGTCAGAATCATCCTGAGCCACACTACCTCGTTTGATACTGTTGTTAAAGTGCTGGGCGATGACGCTGGCTTTGTCCAGAACAGAAGGAGGAAGGATGCTGGTAGCTTCACGGTCCTGCTCtgtttcctccttctcctcatcTTCAGAGGATTCTGCACTGCTCAAGGTCTTTGCATCTGAATCTGGTGTGGCTAAGGATGGTTCCTCTGTGGGTTCTGGATCTCCTTCAGGAATCAGTTCTAATGACCTTTCAGGAGATACTAAAATCCCGTGAGGGCTCAGGTCAGCAGAGGGTTCAAGTTTAGGGTTTTCTGTTTCTACAGATGCTACAAGCATCATCGCTTGAGGCACATTATCTATAAAGGGCTGGAAAAGAAGGACAAAAATTTAGAGCTGGGATAATTCTTTTAGAGCAATTTTCAGTTTGAATCAATGTAAATGGCTCCAATATTGCCCTACATGGTCTTCATTATTAActatgagaaagaaaatgtctaGTGTGGAGACAGAGGACACGTACCGAGGTTTAAAAGCTCAAAACTTATGAAAAGGAGCAAACCAACTAACTGACATGTAAAGCTTATAACTAGCAATCTGGTCTCCGGTCTGGTTTAATGCCCAGAGTGACCACAGACACAGGTCCTACAAAACTAGTCTGTCCATGGACAAGGCAGTTGTTTCGGTAAAAGGACACCACAGTGTTTAGTATATTTTACAGATAAGCACAAAACTAAGCTATGAGCTGCTGCGGTGACAAAGACAACACTTTTTCTAACTGATTTTTTAAACTGATCTCAATGGAGCTTCATTCATATTGATGACTGCATAAAGGAAGCATGTCTGATGGAATGGACAATAACTGTCAAAATCAAACAGTAGAAGTCCAAACCTGTGAATCATGCATTTTAATTTACCTGCTCAGATATTAGTTTAGTTCTTCCCAGCTGTTTTTCTTCAGGAAGTCGTCCATTTTCTTTGTCACAGGCACTGCCTACATCTGCTTCCTTCAACAACAGAACCAGATGTCAATAAACCTTCAAGAAATTTAAAAGTGTTTGAAGGTTTTACATCATCAAGTCAAGgcctaaaacaataaataaactgcaataTGACTGGATCAGTGTTATTCTTAGAAACTGTTCAataaaaatttagtttttttatttccttgatAATTTCTAAGAATGACACAGGAAaccagaaagttttttttttcaaatgtaaagtcTTAAAGTTCTgagttttacaaaataaattcctTTCACCTTTATTGTGAAAAGAATCTTAGAGATGGATTGAGCTTAAACAAACTGCTCCTTTATTACAGGTTAAACAACAAATCACCTTAAACTAATGTaagtaagaagaaaaaaaaaaacacaacaactccTGAGCAGCAGAttgacaacacaaacaaactaaagcATCAGACCCTGAAaccaaaaatggaaataatagaaaatagaaaCCACACCAGCAAAAACCACTGAGAGGCAGCAGCAAACATTTGGCTGATAGCTAAACACAACCTGCAGATGTTCGTGTTGTGTGGGCACGGAGAAGATAAATCAAAGAAAAGGCTGAAGAACcttcaataaaagcaaaaaggcCAACGTGTAAAATTGTTTGAAACATTAAAGGAACTGTTGAGCATTTTGGAAAGTTATTAGTCATCTTCTCCACATAGTCACATTTCCGCCTTTGTGCTAAGCTTAGTGGACATTTCTAGTTCTctgtccctgtccctgctgtGGTTTAGGGGTTAGTTCCACAAGTGAAGGTCATGCAGCAGAGAGCTGAGAGCTCCCAAGCAGCAGCTGGAGGTAAGGTATCGCTGAGCAAAGCAGGGTGGAGGGGGGCATGTTATCCATGTGTTACATAGGGTGGAGGGCAAGTTGAGGCCATGTTGGGGAATAAGAAGCCTGAGCTGGCAGCAGAAAACCTCACCGTCCCCATGGAGGAAAGAAAGGCCTGAACCCTGAGGTGCCAGCAGGAGATGGCAGCCAGCATCGAGCTGGTGAAGTCGTCTACCTGTTCATTCTCCAGCACAGCCTCCTCTGTCTCGCTGTCCTCAGTCTGATGAAGCTGAATTGGAGACAAACTCCTCAAATCCTGCTCTTCCTCGCTGCAGACCATTCGCTCCAGTAAGTCTTTCCTGCAGCCCTgcccatcctcctcctcatcttcctcagtAGGAAGGTCGACCTCAGCCTCGTCCAACCTGGATCccagtgtgctgctgctgatggtggTCTGCAGAGGGCACCTCTCATGTGGCAACACCCCCTCACTGTCTGAGAGCTGCAGGACGTCACGCACAGCTGatccagctgctgttttataCTTCTGTCTCTGTTCAGCTGCAGCCCCCTGCTCCTCAACTTTTACTATCTGCACTTTCTATATCATCCAGTTACCTGCAAGTATGTTTAAGAAGCTCCAGCACAACATGACCTGATGTTGTGACGCAGTGCTTCCCTGTTTCTATCCAACATCA contains:
- the plekhg3 gene encoding pleckstrin homology domain-containing family G member 3 isoform X3 — encoded protein: MGYQKSLWRGLAGGGGGGDVTVVRCLCSEEEVRISFRSVGGNRRLRQVFIRRWFESHRLSTTSISSNERAPSATPSDSSDLLSSDRRPPSLISTLSSGSTSSRDDPPPLSSQTSYPDIDINVTSTGGTGDGKGLRPHPHRKGQSFVHNNNKEATPSRASSRLVQSPFIASTMAPNPQLTYLDRVVMEIIETERMYVRDLRMIVEDYLAHIIDQADLSIRPETVCALFGNIEDIYEFNSDLLQALDLSDNDPVAIARCFVMKSEYFEIYTQYCTNYPNSVAALTECMRNKSLAKFFRDRQGSLKRSLPLGSYLLKPVQRILKYHLLLQEIAKHFDPEEQGYEVVEEAIYTMTGVAWYINDMKRKHEHAVRLQEVQSLLLNWKGPDLTTYGELVLEGTFKVHRAKNERTLFLFDRMLLITKRRGEHFVYKAHISCSTLMLIESSKDSLSFSVTHYKHPKQPHTVQAKTVEEKKLWAHHIKRLILENHQAVIPQKAKEAILEMDSIYPPRYHYSPDRLKRTMISQSEESHRNARKGRRLSEATKKILEGSKVTETGTDVFNHVCSSSSAAADLPVERSDVTKLSDSEGVLPHERCPLQTTISSSTLGSRLDEAEVDLPTEEDEEEDGQGCRKDLLERMVCSEEEQDLRSLSPIQLHQTEDSETEEAVLENEQEADVGSACDKENGRLPEEKQLGRTKLISEQPFIDNVPQAMMLVASVETENPKLEPSADLSPHGILVSPERSLELIPEGDPEPTEEPSLATPDSDAKTLSSAESSEDEEKEETEQDREATSILPPSVLDKASVIAQHFNNSIKRGSVAQDDSDCASPRLPSRTNSSLSLSAEYTDRPVRLNSICSDSAENFGTTDLTLLSPREDSLFDANRGIRRRRDSTLSKQDQLLIGKIKNYYENAGNQDAIFSLQRRESLTYIPTGLVRSSVSRFNGIPNNKSVQANPFNLDPSSLVSHPTLLSDSKCHTICSDSLSTLKSDQRSQDSEDSRERLRSRSQSLKDNLSEDEEFRPSSEMIKVWQAMEREINGAQSEDRGRPKESLRNSKANNVSPTKTLNKNDDRTSGASDLSTITEESTSPSPLKPKSSGVSRTGSLKDTLKVFGEEAVVPVPRVAQLRTEAERDRPCDTCNQIDEDKTKSKVLHLARQYSQRIKTTIPVVRQRNQGILLNKMTLPCVVEEKERSGKPKLTLPLVSHNKPTSLPLSPIEHNRSPTGGLRAPGFPGLARSHSPLSPSPPFEGFNWPDVRELRSKYSDHGQSQKRPVTRSRSTSDQVFDGGLRRHSSYSSSLHLTAPSYKTHSSQDISREERSIRLHRANSLDARLSGAQRTELQNIQDQVAKSNYEGYFVSAEAPLSNDPEHRIIVVEKLLDPDPAETTKNEGDGDSNYVQIRSPTSREKISIMAVIDRCRAYQESDEYKQREETKSKSEPDKTSATSTDQDKSQKTRSNSGQKTEAGQQNTVKNLREKFQNLS
- the plekhg3 gene encoding pleckstrin homology domain-containing family G member 3 isoform X2, which gives rise to MGYQKSLWRGLAGGGGGGDVTVVRCLCSEEEVRISFRSVGGNRRLRQVFIRRWFESHRLSTTSISSNERAPSATPSDSSDLLSSDRRPPSLISTLSSGSTSSRDDPPPLSSQTSYPDIDINVTSTGGTGDGKGLRPHPHRKGQSFVHNNNKEATPSRASSRLVQSPFIASTMAPNPQLTYLDRVVMEIIETERMYVRDLRMIVEDYLAHIIDQADLSIRPETVCALFGNIEDIYEFNSDLLQALDLSDNDPVAIARCFVMKSEYFEIYTQYCTNYPNSVAALTECMRNKSLAKFFRDRQGSLKRSLPLGSYLLKPVQRILKYHLLLQEIAKHFDPEEQGYEVVEEAIYTMTGVAWYINDMKRKHEHAVRLQEVQSLLLNWKGPDLTTYGELVLEGTFKVHRAKNERTLFLFDRMLLITKRRGEHFVYKAHISCSTLMLIESSKDSLSFSVTHYKHPKQPHTVQAKTVEEKKLWAHHIKRLILENHQAVIPQKAKEAILEMDSIYPPRYHYSPDRLKRTMISQSEESHRNARKGRRLSEATKKILEGSKDVTKLSDSEGVLPHERCPLQTTISSSTLGSRLDEAEVDLPTEEDEEEDGQGCRKDLLERMVCSEEEQDLRSLSPIQLHQTEDSETEEAVLENEQVDDFTSSMLAAISCWHLRVQAFLSSMGTEADVGSACDKENGRLPEEKQLGRTKLISEQPFIDNVPQAMMLVASVETENPKLEPSADLSPHGILVSPERSLELIPEGDPEPTEEPSLATPDSDAKTLSSAESSEDEEKEETEQDREATSILPPSVLDKASVIAQHFNNSIKRGSVAQDDSDCASPRLPSRTNSSLSLSAEYTDRPVRLNSICSDSAENFGTTDLTLLSPREDSLFDANRGIRRRRDSTLSKQDQLLIGKIKNYYENAGNQDAIFSLQRRESLTYIPTGLVRSSVSRFNGIPNNKSVQANPFNLDPSSLVSHPTLLSDSKCHTICSDSLSTLKSDQRSQDSEDSRERLRSRSQSLKDNLSEDEEFRPSSEMIKVWQAMEREINGAQSEDRGRPKESLRNSKANNVSPTKTLNKNDDRTSGASDLSTITEESTSPSPLKPKSSGVSRTGSLKDTLKVFGEEAVVPVPRVAQLRTEAERDRPCDTCNQIDEDKTKSKVLHLARQYSQRIKTTIPVVRQRNQGILLNKMTLPCVVEEKERSGKPKLTLPLVSHNKPTSLPLSPIEHNRSPTGGLRAPGFPGLARSHSPLSPSPPFEGFNWPDVRELRSKYSDHGQSQKRPVTRSRSTSDQVFDGGLRRHSSYSSSLHLTAPSYKTHSSQDISREERSIRLHRANSLDARLSGAQRTELQNIQDQVAKSNYEGYFVSAEAPLSNDPEHRIIVVEKLLDPDPAETTKNEGDGDSNYVQIRSPTSREKISIMAVIDRCRAYQESDEYKQREETKSKSEPDKTSATSTDQDKSQKTRSNSGQKTEAGQQNTVKNLREKFQNLS
- the plekhg3 gene encoding pleckstrin homology domain-containing family G member 3 isoform X4; translation: MPEGSLSSSNDVSMGEESHRLSTTSISSNERAPSATPSDSSDLLSSDRRPPSLISTLSSGSTSSRDDPPPLSSQTSYPDIDINVTSTGGTGDGKGLRPHPHRKGQSFVHNNNKEATPSRASSRLVQSPFIASTMAPNPQLTYLDRVVMEIIETERMYVRDLRMIVEDYLAHIIDQADLSIRPETVCALFGNIEDIYEFNSDLLQALDLSDNDPVAIARCFVMKSEYFEIYTQYCTNYPNSVAALTECMRNKSLAKFFRDRQGSLKRSLPLGSYLLKPVQRILKYHLLLQEIAKHFDPEEQGYEVVEEAIYTMTGVAWYINDMKRKHEHAVRLQEVQSLLLNWKGPDLTTYGELVLEGTFKVHRAKNERTLFLFDRMLLITKRRGEHFVYKAHISCSTLMLIESSKDSLSFSVTHYKHPKQPHTVQAKTVEEKKLWAHHIKRLILENHQAVIPQKAKEAILEMDSIYPPRYHYSPDRLKRTMISQSEESHRNARKGRRLSEATKKILEGSKVTETGTDVFNHVCSSSSAAADLPVERSDVTKLSDSEGVLPHERCPLQTTISSSTLGSRLDEAEVDLPTEEDEEEDGQGCRKDLLERMVCSEEEQDLRSLSPIQLHQTEDSETEEAVLENEQVDDFTSSMLAAISCWHLRVQAFLSSMGTEADVGSACDKENGRLPEEKQLGRTKLISEQPFIDNVPQAMMLVASVETENPKLEPSADLSPHGILVSPERSLELIPEGDPEPTEEPSLATPDSDAKTLSSAESSEDEEKEETEQDREATSILPPSVLDKASVIAQHFNNSIKRGSVAQDDSDCASPRLPSRTNSSLSLSAEYTDRPVRLNSICSDSAENFGTTDLTLLSPREDSLFDANRGIRRRRDSTLSKQDQLLIGKIKNYYENAGNQDAIFSLQRRESLTYIPTGLVRSSVSRFNGIPNNKSVQANPFNLDPSSLVSHPTLLSDSKCHTICSDSLSTLKSDQRSQDSEDSRERLRSRSQSLKDNLSEDEEFRPSSEMIKVWQAMEREINGAQSEDRGRPKESLRNSKANNVSPTKTLNKNDDRTSGASDLSTITEESTSPSPLKPKSSGVSRTGSLKDTLKVFGEEAVVPVPRVAQLRTEAERDRPCDTCNQIDEDKTKSKVLHLARQYSQRIKTTIPVVRQRNQGILLNKMTLPCVVEEKERSGKPKLTLPLVSHNKPTSLPLSPIEHNRSPTGGLRAPGFPGLARSHSPLSPSPPFEGFNWPDVRELRSKYSDHGQSQKRPVTRSRSTSDQVFDGGLRRHSSYSSSLHLTAPSYKTHSSQDISREERSIRLHRANSLDARLSGAQRTELQNIQDQVAKSNYEGYFVSAEAPLSNDPEHRIIVVEKLLDPDPAETTKNEGDGDSNYVQIRSPTSREKISIMAVIDRCRAYQESDEYKQREETKSKSEPDKTSATSTDQDKSQKTRSNSGQKTEAGQQNTVKNLREKFQNLS
- the plekhg3 gene encoding pleckstrin homology domain-containing family G member 3 isoform X1 → MGYQKSLWRGLAGGGGGGDVTVVRCLCSEEEVRISFRSVGGNRRLRQVFIRRWFESHRLSTTSISSNERAPSATPSDSSDLLSSDRRPPSLISTLSSGSTSSRDDPPPLSSQTSYPDIDINVTSTGGTGDGKGLRPHPHRKGQSFVHNNNKEATPSRASSRLVQSPFIASTMAPNPQLTYLDRVVMEIIETERMYVRDLRMIVEDYLAHIIDQADLSIRPETVCALFGNIEDIYEFNSDLLQALDLSDNDPVAIARCFVMKSEYFEIYTQYCTNYPNSVAALTECMRNKSLAKFFRDRQGSLKRSLPLGSYLLKPVQRILKYHLLLQEIAKHFDPEEQGYEVVEEAIYTMTGVAWYINDMKRKHEHAVRLQEVQSLLLNWKGPDLTTYGELVLEGTFKVHRAKNERTLFLFDRMLLITKRRGEHFVYKAHISCSTLMLIESSKDSLSFSVTHYKHPKQPHTVQAKTVEEKKLWAHHIKRLILENHQAVIPQKAKEAILEMDSIYPPRYHYSPDRLKRTMISQSEESHRNARKGRRLSEATKKILEGSKVTETGTDVFNHVCSSSSAAADLPVERSDVTKLSDSEGVLPHERCPLQTTISSSTLGSRLDEAEVDLPTEEDEEEDGQGCRKDLLERMVCSEEEQDLRSLSPIQLHQTEDSETEEAVLENEQVDDFTSSMLAAISCWHLRVQAFLSSMGTEADVGSACDKENGRLPEEKQLGRTKLISEQPFIDNVPQAMMLVASVETENPKLEPSADLSPHGILVSPERSLELIPEGDPEPTEEPSLATPDSDAKTLSSAESSEDEEKEETEQDREATSILPPSVLDKASVIAQHFNNSIKRGSVAQDDSDCASPRLPSRTNSSLSLSAEYTDRPVRLNSICSDSAENFGTTDLTLLSPREDSLFDANRGIRRRRDSTLSKQDQLLIGKIKNYYENAGNQDAIFSLQRRESLTYIPTGLVRSSVSRFNGIPNNKSVQANPFNLDPSSLVSHPTLLSDSKCHTICSDSLSTLKSDQRSQDSEDSRERLRSRSQSLKDNLSEDEEFRPSSEMIKVWQAMEREINGAQSEDRGRPKESLRNSKANNVSPTKTLNKNDDRTSGASDLSTITEESTSPSPLKPKSSGVSRTGSLKDTLKVFGEEAVVPVPRVAQLRTEAERDRPCDTCNQIDEDKTKSKVLHLARQYSQRIKTTIPVVRQRNQGILLNKMTLPCVVEEKERSGKPKLTLPLVSHNKPTSLPLSPIEHNRSPTGGLRAPGFPGLARSHSPLSPSPPFEGFNWPDVRELRSKYSDHGQSQKRPVTRSRSTSDQVFDGGLRRHSSYSSSLHLTAPSYKTHSSQDISREERSIRLHRANSLDARLSGAQRTELQNIQDQVAKSNYEGYFVSAEAPLSNDPEHRIIVVEKLLDPDPAETTKNEGDGDSNYVQIRSPTSREKISIMAVIDRCRAYQESDEYKQREETKSKSEPDKTSATSTDQDKSQKTRSNSGQKTEAGQQNTVKNLREKFQNLS